TAAATTCTTCTTGCTTCGCTAATGCAACAACGCCTTCTTTTTCTTTAAATTCACCTGTGAATCCAACATAATCACTATGTCCTACCCATGGTTCAATTGCTAATAAACCACCAACATGTTTACTTGTCCAAATTCCTAAATGATTAAAGTTATCCATATAAAAACGAATAGATTTATCATGATTTAAAGATTTTAAAGTCACATAGTGTGAATGAAAATTCTTAACAACAATAGCATCATTATTAAATAGGGCCTGTCTTACAAAAAAGCGTCTTTCATTATCAAATAACAACTCTGTTTTATCTGACATGCCACGATGTTCAACATCAATAATTTTCTGATATAAAGATTCATTTTTTTCAAATTCGATATAATAATCATTGCTTGATTCATTTTCCATAAATGGACATGCAAATGCAGGATGTCCACCAATTTGAAAATAAATAACACGCTCATCAGTATTTGTTACAACACAACGACATTCTAATTGATTTTCTTTTAATGTATAAATCACTTTTAAATCAAATAAATATGGATATTGTTTTAATATCTCTTCATTTGGTGTTAATTCAAATTCAACACATGTATCTGATAATTGATGTGTTAAATATTCATTATGTCTTGAAAAACCATGTTGTGTCATTGTATATGTTTTTCCATCAATACGACATTCATTATTTTGTAAAGCACCAACAATTGGAAATAATATAGGTGCACTACTTGCCCATAATGATGGGTCTCTACGCCACATATAATTCAAACCATCTTTTAACCCAACAATTTTAATAATTTCAGCACCCTTTGGATTTAATTCAACTTCCAAAATATCATTTTTTAAAATCGCCATTTTATAATCTCCTATTTTATTTGACCTTTAATCATTGTTTTTTGAATATTAATATCTTCATCAAAGAAAATAATATCAGCATATTTACCTTCTTTAATTTCTCCAATACTATCCTCACCTAAACTTTGTGCCGGATTATAACTTGCTAAATTGACAGCCTCATTTAAAGTTAATCCAAGATGTTTATATGCATTATTAACACATTCATTCATATTGGCAATACTTCCAGCTAATGCTCCATTGGCTAAACGTGCTGACCCATCTTTCACATAGACAGGTTGTGTTCCAAGTTTATATGTTCCATCAGGTAATCCAGCAGCTTCAATAGAATCAGTAATCAAAATCAGCTTATCTTTGCCTTTAGCACGAAGCAAAGCCTTTGCAGCAGCAAAATTAACATGAATACCATCTAAAATCAATTCAGCATAAACTGTATCATTGATCATAATCGCCCCAACAACACCTGGTGCACGATGTGTCAATGGAGTCATTGCATTATACGTATGTGTTCCAGAAGTTGCACCGGCATCAATAGCTACTTGTGCTTCCTCATAAGTTGCATTAGTATGTCCTAAAGAAACAACAGTGTTTTTATCTTTTAAGTAAGTAATTAAATCAATTGAATGTTCTAATTCTGGAGCAATTGAAATTTTTCTAATAACATCCTGATGATCTTTCACAAATGATAAATAATTTTCAACTGTTGGTAAAATCATACATTCTTCTGGTTGTGCCCCTTTATACTGTTTATTAAAAAATGGTCCTTCTAAATGAGTACCTAAAATCTGTGCCCCAGTTACTTTGTCTTTATTGAGTGCAATGTTTTCTACTGCTTTTGTAATATCATCAACTGGCATTGTCATTGTTGTTGGCAACAATGTTGTTACACCTGTTTTTAAAGCCGCGTTTGAAATGGTATTTAAATCTTCAAAAGTCGGATACATTGTGTCGCTTCCACCTCGACCATGTGTATGCACATCAATAAATCCTGGACTTACATACATTCCTTTCGCATCAATAATATCTTCATCAGTGGGTTGACGATCACTGATTTCAACGATTTTATCATCGTCAATGAAAACGTTTTTTTCAACAATTTCATCATGTAAAATAATTTTCCCGTTCACAATACATTTTTTCATTTTCTTTGTCCTCCTTGCTTTATTATACCACGTCTTGATATATCTTCAAATAAAATACACAAGAAAAGGTATACATCAGTATACCCATAATTATGACATTGTTGCTCCATCCACCGATAAAATGACACCAGTAATATAACTTGCCATATCACTTGCTAAAAACACAAAAGCATTCGCAATATCTTCCGGCTCACCTACACGTCTTAAAGGGATTGAATTAATGATTGGCTGAATAATTTCATCAGGCAAGGCTGCCACCATATCTGTTTTAATAACACCTGGCGCAACAGCATTCACACGAATATGATCTTTACCAAGTTCACGAGCTAATGACTTTGTCATACCATTAACTGCAAATTTAGATGTAGGATAACCTGCACCGGCTGGTTGTCCATATAATGATACCATTGAACTCGTATTTAAAATAACGCCTCCACCTTGTTCTTTCATCAAAATAGCAGCCTCTTTTGAACAGATAAAAACAGCATTGACATTAAGATTCATAATCATTTCAAAATCTTCTAAATTATAATCAAAGAGTTTATCACGTTGTGATATACCAGCATTATTAACAAGAATATCTAAACGACCAAACTGTTTGACAACCATTTGGAATGCTTCCTTGACTTCTTGAGCATTCATTAAATTAGGATGTAATCCAATCACTTGACAATTTTCATTTTCTTCATGTAGTTTTTCTAATGCAATGTCAACAGTCTCCTTACGTGAACCAAACAATGCAACTTTAGCTCCTTGTTCTAAAAAAGCTTTGACAGTCGCAAAACCAATTCCTCTTGTTCCACCTGTAACAATTGCAACTTTTCCTTCTAACAATTTCATTTTTTTCCTTCTTTCATTTCAATATAAATTTATTTTATGCTAATTAGCCTTGTTTGTCAAATATTTCACAAGTATTTCAAATAAAAAAGACATTAACTGTCTTTTTCATGTAATTCGTCAATAATACTCTCAATTTTATTTCCATATTCTAAAGAAGTATCTAATATGAAGTGAATCTCAGGACATTTACGGATTGTAAGACGTTTTGCTAATAAAGAACGAATAAATCCTTTTGATCTTTCTAATGCTTCCATACTCTTTTTTGTGTTTTTATTCATAAATGATACATAAATTTTAGCAATTGATAAATCATTTGTAATATCTACACCTGTAATTGTACAAAAGCCAATATCTGGATCACGGACTTCCGTCTGCAATATACCTGAAAGTTCTCTTTGAATAATATTATTCATTTTCTCTTTCTTCAATACCACTTTCAATCAACTCCTATTTTCTTTCGACTTCTTTCATGATATAACCTTCAACAATATCGCCTTCTTTGATATCATTATAGTTTTCAATTGTCATACCACATTCATAACCTGTTGCAACCTCTTTTGCATCATCTTTAAAACGTTTTAAAGAAGCTAATTTCCCTTCATAAATAACGACACCTTCACGAATTAAACGAATTCCACAATCTCTTCGAATATATCCATCAGTGACATAACATCCAGCAATATTACCAACTTTAGAAACCTTGATAACTTGTCTAATTTCTGCTTGTCCAGTAATCACTTCTTCTAATTCAGGTGCTAACATACCTTTCATAGCAGCTTCAATTTCTTCTACCATTTTATAGATAATATTATGCAATCTGATTTCAACGCCTTCTTCTTCCGCTTTACGTCTTACATTTGCATCAGGACGCACATTAAAGCCATAGATGATTGCTTTTGAGGCACTTGCCAATAAGACATCAGATTCACTAATAGCTCCTACAGTAGAACGGATAACATGAACACGTGCACCATCAATATCAATCTTTTCTAATGATCCTCTCACAGCTTCTGCCGTTCCATTAACATCAGCTTTAACAATAATGTTTAAATCAACCATTTGTCCTTCTTTGATTTGATTAAATAAATCATCCAAACTCATAGCCGAATTGACTCCACGATCAATTTCCTGTTTTGCTTTTTGTCTTTCTTCACCAACATGGCGAGCCATTTTTTCAGTTTCAAAAGCCATAAATTTATCACCAGCAACAGGAACTTCATTTAAACCAGTAATCTCTACTGGTGTTGATGGTGCAGCTTCTTTTAAAGGACGCCCACTATCATCTAACATTTGTCGTACACGACCAAAGGCAGTTCCAACGACAATTGGATCCCCTGCTCTTAAAGTTCCGTTTTCAACTAATAATGTTGCAACTGGTCCACGACCTTTATCTAGTCTACCCTCGACAACACTACCATATGCATAACGTTTTGGATTTGCTTTTAAATCAGCCAATTCCGCAACAACTGTTAATGTTTCTAATAATTCAGGAATACCAGTTCCCTTTTTTGCAGAGATATTACAATAAACTGTATCTCCACCCCAATCTTCAGGCATTAATCCCAATTCACTCATCTCTGATTTAATACGATCAGGATCAGCACCTTCTTTATCAATCTTATTAACAGCAACAACGATTGGAACTTGTGCTGCTAATGCATGATCAACAGCTTCTTTTGTTTGTGGCATAACACCATCATCAGCTGCAACCACAATAATAACAATATCTGTAACCTGTGCTCCACGTGCACGCATTGCTGTAAATGCTTCATGACCTGGGGTATCGAGGAATGTAACTTTTTTTCCATTCACATCAACCTGATAAGCGCCAATATGCTGTGTAATACCTCCAAATTCACCATCAACAACTTTTGATTTTCTAATTGAGTCTAATAATGTTGTTTTCCCATGATCAACATGTCCCATAATTGTAACAACTGGGGGACGACTTGTTAAATCAGCTTCATTATCAACAATCTCAATATTTTCAAAATTAATTTCATTAACAACAACATTTTTCTTTGGTTCATAACCATATTCAAGACAAATCAATTCAACTTGTTCATCATCTAAAGATGAATTAATTGTGACCATTGTCCCTAACATAAATAAAACTTTAATAACATTGGCAGGTGTTTGCCCTATTTTCTCAGCAAGTTCACCAACAGTAATTCCTTCTTCATATTCAACAATACCATCACCAATGATTTTTTCTTCTTTCTTTCCTGCCTTATTAGGAATATTTGAAATAAGTTTCTTTTTATGCTGATTACCTTTCTTTTTTGTTGAAGTATTCTTTTTTGCCATAACATCAACCTCCTAACTTTGATTTGATTTTATCTGCAAAACCTTTATCTTTAATCCCCACAGCAACGCGGTTGCTTTTCCCAATTGCTGCTGATAGATCATCAATCGTACCATCAATCAAAACATCCCTACCATAGTATGAACATTTATCAGTATATTTTTTCTTTGTATTTTCACTTGCATCTTGAGCAATAATGACCAGAAAAACCTGTTGTGAACGAATATCTTTTAATAATACATCACCACAACTGATTTTTCTTGCTCTTGATGCTAGACCCAACAAAGATAACACATCTTTATTTAACATATGTTTTAAGTTCCTCATATATTGCATCAGGAATATCAATTTCCAAAGCACGTTTCAATGCGCCTTTTTTTTGGGCTGTTTCAATAGCTTCAAGACTTCTTTTTAAATATGCCCCTCGACCATTCATTTTACCCGTTGAATCTACAAAAACTTCGCCTTCCTTATTCTTAACAACACGAATAAGTTCTTTTTTGGGAAGCTGTTCTCCTGTTGCCACACATTTTCTTAAAGGTATTTTTTTCATGAGAATCACCTCTATTTTTCATCATAATATTTATCAAATTCATCATAATCAATATCTTCATCATACTTAGGATCATAATCATAGTCATAATCATCATCAAATTCTTCACTATCATCTTCTTCTAAGTCTGTGACAAATGTTTCTTCT
Above is a genomic segment from Candidatus Stoquefichus sp. SB1 containing:
- the rbfA gene encoding 30S ribosome-binding factor RbfA: MVLKKEKMNNIIQRELSGILQTEVRDPDIGFCTITGVDITNDLSIAKIYVSFMNKNTKKSMEALERSKGFIRSLLAKRLTIRKCPEIHFILDTSLEYGNKIESIIDELHEKDS
- the rnpM gene encoding RNase P modulator RnpM — protein: MKKIPLRKCVATGEQLPKKELIRVVKNKEGEVFVDSTGKMNGRGAYLKRSLEAIETAQKKGALKRALEIDIPDAIYEELKTYVK
- a CDS encoding L7Ae/L30e/S12e/Gadd45 family ribosomal protein, coding for MLNKDVLSLLGLASRARKISCGDVLLKDIRSQQVFLVIIAQDASENTKKKYTDKCSYYGRDVLIDGTIDDLSAAIGKSNRVAVGIKDKGFADKIKSKLGG
- a CDS encoding aldose 1-epimerase family protein yields the protein MAILKNDILEVELNPKGAEIIKIVGLKDGLNYMWRRDPSLWASSAPILFPIVGALQNNECRIDGKTYTMTQHGFSRHNEYLTHQLSDTCVEFELTPNEEILKQYPYLFDLKVIYTLKENQLECRCVVTNTDERVIYFQIGGHPAFACPFMENESSNDYYIEFEKNESLYQKIIDVEHRGMSDKTELLFDNERRFFVRQALFNNDAIVVKNFHSHYVTLKSLNHDKSIRFYMDNFNHLGIWTSKHVGGLLAIEPWVGHSDYVGFTGEFKEKEGVVALAKQEEFMCQFTIEINQ
- a CDS encoding SDR family NAD(P)-dependent oxidoreductase, whose amino-acid sequence is MKLLEGKVAIVTGGTRGIGFATVKAFLEQGAKVALFGSRKETVDIALEKLHEENENCQVIGLHPNLMNAQEVKEAFQMVVKQFGRLDILVNNAGISQRDKLFDYNLEDFEMIMNLNVNAVFICSKEAAILMKEQGGGVILNTSSMVSLYGQPAGAGYPTSKFAVNGMTKSLARELGKDHIRVNAVAPGVIKTDMVAALPDEIIQPIINSIPLRRVGEPEDIANAFVFLASDMASYITGVILSVDGATMS
- the nagA gene encoding N-acetylglucosamine-6-phosphate deacetylase; protein product: MKKCIVNGKIILHDEIVEKNVFIDDDKIVEISDRQPTDEDIIDAKGMYVSPGFIDVHTHGRGGSDTMYPTFEDLNTISNAALKTGVTTLLPTTMTMPVDDITKAVENIALNKDKVTGAQILGTHLEGPFFNKQYKGAQPEECMILPTVENYLSFVKDHQDVIRKISIAPELEHSIDLITYLKDKNTVVSLGHTNATYEEAQVAIDAGATSGTHTYNAMTPLTHRAPGVVGAIMINDTVYAELILDGIHVNFAAAKALLRAKGKDKLILITDSIEAAGLPDGTYKLGTQPVYVKDGSARLANGALAGSIANMNECVNNAYKHLGLTLNEAVNLASYNPAQSLGEDSIGEIKEGKYADIIFFDEDINIQKTMIKGQIK
- the infB gene encoding translation initiation factor IF-2 is translated as MAKKNTSTKKKGNQHKKKLISNIPNKAGKKEEKIIGDGIVEYEEGITVGELAEKIGQTPANVIKVLFMLGTMVTINSSLDDEQVELICLEYGYEPKKNVVVNEINFENIEIVDNEADLTSRPPVVTIMGHVDHGKTTLLDSIRKSKVVDGEFGGITQHIGAYQVDVNGKKVTFLDTPGHEAFTAMRARGAQVTDIVIIVVAADDGVMPQTKEAVDHALAAQVPIVVAVNKIDKEGADPDRIKSEMSELGLMPEDWGGDTVYCNISAKKGTGIPELLETLTVVAELADLKANPKRYAYGSVVEGRLDKGRGPVATLLVENGTLRAGDPIVVGTAFGRVRQMLDDSGRPLKEAAPSTPVEITGLNEVPVAGDKFMAFETEKMARHVGEERQKAKQEIDRGVNSAMSLDDLFNQIKEGQMVDLNIIVKADVNGTAEAVRGSLEKIDIDGARVHVIRSTVGAISESDVLLASASKAIIYGFNVRPDANVRRKAEEEGVEIRLHNIIYKMVEEIEAAMKGMLAPELEEVITGQAEIRQVIKVSKVGNIAGCYVTDGYIRRDCGIRLIREGVVIYEGKLASLKRFKDDAKEVATGYECGMTIENYNDIKEGDIVEGYIMKEVERK